The following coding sequences are from one Leptolyngbya sp. NIES-3755 window:
- a CDS encoding hypothetical protein (similar to AA sequence:cyanobase_aa:Ava_0905) codes for MIHGTVIGLQARINVILRLPQGSEFEVECVVDTGFEGFLTLPPAIIGELGLPYVARIDANLADDSSVAAYAYLATILWNGVEREVVVLGIGRRPLIGTALLEDCHLGIDFCDGGTVVVDEIL; via the coding sequence GTGATTCATGGAACGGTGATTGGGCTGCAAGCTAGGATAAATGTGATTCTTCGACTTCCACAAGGTTCAGAGTTTGAAGTTGAGTGCGTTGTGGATACAGGATTTGAAGGATTTTTGACTTTGCCGCCTGCGATCATTGGTGAGCTTGGTCTTCCCTACGTTGCTCGAATTGATGCAAATCTTGCAGATGACTCTAGTGTTGCTGCTTATGCCTATCTCGCAACGATCTTGTGGAATGGTGTAGAGCGTGAAGTTGTTGTATTAGGCATCGGTCGTCGTCCTCTAATTGGAACTGCTCTACTTGAAGACTGTCATCTCGGTATTGATTTTTGTGATGGCGGTACAGTTGTCGTAGATGAAATTTTGTAG
- a CDS encoding hypothetical protein (similar to AA sequence:cyanobase_aa:Ava_0906) → MAYPKLSGEEITQQGRAIYNNLRSKVETQENIGKLISIDVETGDYAIGDDLIVLSRHLQAKHSNAPIWAGRIGFNAVYAIGGTLIRTD, encoded by the coding sequence ATGGCTTACCCTAAACTCAGTGGCGAAGAAATTACCCAACAAGGTAGAGCAATCTATAACAATCTTCGCTCCAAGGTCGAGACACAAGAGAACATCGGCAAATTAATCTCGATCGATGTTGAGACGGGTGATTATGCGATCGGAGATGATTTAATTGTCCTCAGTCGTCATTTACAAGCAAAACATTCTAATGCACCAATCTGGGCTGGGCGAATTGGATTTAATGCGGTTTATGCGATCGGTGGAACGTTAATCAGGACGGACTAG
- a CDS encoding SSU ribosomal protein S10P (similar to AA sequence:cyanobase_aa:LBDG_32950), whose protein sequence is MATIQQQKIRIRLKAFDRRLLDTSCEKIVDTANRTNATAIGPIPLPTRRRIYCVLRSPHVDKDSREHFETRTHHRLIDIYQPSSKTIDALMKLDLPAGVDIEVKL, encoded by the coding sequence ATGGCAACGATTCAACAGCAAAAAATTCGTATCCGCCTCAAAGCGTTCGATCGACGGTTACTCGATACCTCTTGCGAAAAAATCGTCGATACCGCAAACCGCACTAATGCCACTGCGATCGGTCCGATTCCGCTCCCGACTCGCCGCCGAATCTATTGCGTTCTGCGTTCTCCCCACGTTGACAAAGACTCGCGTGAGCATTTTGAAACTCGGACGCACCATCGCTTGATCGATATTTATCAGCCTTCTTCTAAGACGATCGATGCCTTGATGAAGCTTGATCTTCCCGCCGGTGTTGATATCGAGGTTAAATTGTAA
- a CDS encoding peptidase S16 (similar to AA sequence:cyanobase_aa:Ava_1285) has protein sequence MTSSIAVRELPLFPLPDLVLFPGRPLPLHIFEFRYRMMMNTILDGDRRFGVLMWDQAKGQPAPVGCCAEIVQFQRLPDDRMKILTLGQQRFRVLEYTREKPYRVGLVEWIEDHPPTQDLRPLAKDVNQLLHDVVRLSEKLSGQDIELPEEIPSLPTELSYWIASNLHNVPDEQQALLELQDTQARLEREAEILTSTRNHLAARTVLKDTLKDVAE, from the coding sequence ATGACTTCATCGATCGCGGTTCGAGAACTCCCCCTATTCCCTTTGCCCGACCTCGTTTTATTTCCAGGTCGCCCCTTGCCTTTGCACATCTTTGAGTTTCGCTATCGGATGATGATGAACACCATTTTGGATGGCGATCGACGATTCGGCGTACTCATGTGGGATCAAGCGAAAGGACAGCCCGCGCCTGTGGGATGCTGTGCGGAGATTGTGCAGTTTCAAAGGTTGCCAGACGATCGAATGAAGATTCTAACCTTGGGACAGCAGCGCTTTCGAGTGTTGGAATACACCCGCGAGAAGCCTTATCGGGTTGGATTGGTTGAATGGATTGAAGACCATCCGCCGACTCAGGATCTAAGACCGTTGGCAAAAGATGTGAATCAGCTTCTTCACGATGTGGTGAGACTTTCGGAAAAGCTGTCGGGTCAAGATATTGAACTGCCTGAAGAAATTCCGAGTTTGCCCACTGAGCTTTCGTACTGGATTGCAAGTAACTTGCACAATGTCCCAGATGAACAGCAAGCGCTTCTAGAGTTGCAAGATACTCAAGCGCGGCTGGAACGAGAAGCTGAAATTCTGACCTCAACTCGAAATCATCTCGCAGCTAGAACGGTTTTGAAAGACACATTGAAGGACGTTGCGGAATAG
- a CDS encoding exoribonuclease II (similar to AA sequence:cyanobase_aa:LBDG_15520) — protein sequence MEKGTLVEFRVNGERRLAVADRPEGKKHWIAIDDRSQSHTLHPRQITYEVANQTFKPSEIPTFLKEVKPFLDPSSLEVAWEILIEGGDSTDPKELAMLLFSETSPAMCYAAYYLLSEDKLYFKQKGDRYEPRSATQVADLKHQIDMEAQRQRDWQSFLERIDLALQGNSVEWQPSERPRLDALERFATVEEAPNRSTAIEILAALKRPETSQAAFQLLVDLGIWSPHENMFLRRAQIPIQFSNKVLEVTHHRLEFPPADLDVNRLDLTHLKVYTIDDESTREIDDGLSVEFLPDGREKIWIHIADPTRWMEPGDELDLDARKRITTIYLPTGMIPMFPSELATGPMSLNPGKICCALSFGVILSEEGAVDEYSIHASSIRSTYRLTYDDVDEMLQLSVQNEPEIEALAKWAKRRTGWRQSQGAVSIHMPESSIKVKSDGEVTIEVLDDSISRQLVAEMMILAGEVAARYAQTHSLPLPFRGQPQPELPSDEELLQLPAGPVRSCAIRRCMPRSELTITPARHASLGLDTYTQVTSPIRRYSDLVAHFQIKAHLRGDVLPFSVEEVKELMINIGLAVQEAVFVERQTNRYWSLEYLRRHSDEIWDALMLRWLREHEGLGLVLLEELGLELPMVFQRSARPGDQLRLKVSLVDPRRDEIRFQEVTHQEAQQAIG from the coding sequence ATGGAGAAGGGAACCCTAGTCGAATTTCGCGTCAACGGAGAACGCCGCCTCGCTGTCGCCGATCGTCCAGAAGGTAAAAAACACTGGATCGCGATCGACGATCGTTCTCAGTCGCATACCCTTCATCCGCGCCAAATTACCTACGAAGTCGCGAACCAAACGTTTAAACCGTCCGAGATTCCAACCTTTCTCAAAGAAGTCAAACCCTTCCTCGATCCGTCCAGTCTAGAAGTCGCTTGGGAAATCCTGATCGAAGGCGGAGACAGCACCGACCCAAAAGAGTTAGCGATGCTGCTGTTCTCAGAGACGAGTCCAGCAATGTGTTATGCCGCTTACTACTTATTGTCGGAAGATAAGCTTTACTTTAAGCAGAAAGGCGATCGCTATGAGCCAAGATCCGCAACACAAGTCGCAGATCTCAAACATCAAATCGACATGGAAGCTCAACGCCAACGCGACTGGCAGAGTTTCTTAGAGCGAATCGACCTCGCATTGCAGGGAAATTCAGTCGAATGGCAACCGAGTGAGCGACCTCGACTTGATGCACTGGAGCGATTTGCTACTGTTGAAGAAGCACCGAACCGATCCACCGCGATCGAAATCCTTGCTGCTCTGAAACGCCCTGAAACATCCCAAGCCGCCTTCCAGCTTCTCGTCGATCTCGGCATCTGGAGTCCACACGAGAATATGTTCCTGCGGCGCGCCCAAATTCCGATTCAATTCTCTAACAAGGTTCTGGAAGTGACGCACCACCGTTTGGAATTCCCACCCGCTGATCTCGATGTCAATCGCCTCGATTTGACGCATTTGAAGGTTTATACGATCGACGATGAAAGCACCCGCGAGATCGATGACGGTCTGAGCGTCGAATTTCTCCCCGATGGTCGCGAGAAAATCTGGATTCACATCGCTGATCCCACTCGCTGGATGGAGCCGGGTGACGAATTAGACCTTGATGCCCGTAAGCGAATCACAACGATCTATTTGCCGACGGGAATGATTCCGATGTTCCCGTCTGAGTTGGCGACAGGTCCGATGAGTTTGAATCCGGGTAAGATCTGTTGCGCTCTCAGCTTTGGTGTGATTCTGAGCGAAGAAGGCGCAGTAGACGAGTACAGCATTCATGCCAGTTCAATTCGATCGACGTATCGCCTGACTTACGATGATGTCGATGAAATGCTGCAACTGAGTGTGCAAAACGAACCCGAAATCGAAGCCTTAGCAAAATGGGCAAAACGGCGCACTGGATGGCGACAGTCTCAAGGTGCGGTCAGTATTCACATGCCAGAGTCTTCGATCAAAGTAAAGAGTGATGGAGAAGTTACGATCGAGGTTCTCGATGACTCCATCTCTCGTCAGTTAGTGGCTGAGATGATGATTTTGGCGGGAGAAGTCGCCGCCCGTTACGCTCAGACACACAGTTTACCGTTACCATTCCGGGGTCAGCCTCAGCCAGAATTACCTTCCGACGAAGAACTATTACAGCTTCCAGCGGGACCTGTTCGATCGTGTGCGATTCGTCGCTGTATGCCCCGAAGTGAACTAACGATCACTCCCGCTCGTCATGCCAGCTTAGGACTTGATACTTACACACAAGTGACTTCTCCAATTCGTCGCTACAGCGATCTAGTCGCTCACTTCCAAATCAAGGCACATCTACGCGGCGATGTTCTACCTTTCTCAGTCGAGGAAGTGAAAGAACTGATGATCAACATTGGTCTAGCCGTTCAAGAAGCTGTCTTTGTCGAGCGTCAAACGAACCGCTACTGGAGCCTAGAATATTTGCGACGGCACTCTGATGAAATTTGGGATGCTCTGATGTTGCGCTGGTTGCGAGAGCATGAAGGATTAGGTTTGGTGCTGTTGGAAGAATTGGGTTTGGAATTGCCGATGGTATTTCAGCGATCGGCTCGTCCTGGCGATCAACTCCGTCTCAAGGTGAGCTTAGTCGATCCACGCCGCGACGAAATCCGCTTCCAAGAAGTGACTCATCAAGAAGCACAGCAAGCCATCGGATAG
- a CDS encoding 30S ribosomal protein S18 (similar to AA sequence:cyanobase_aa:LBDG_15510), whose translation MTYFRRRVSPIKPGDPIDYKDVDLLRKFITERGKILPRRITGLTAKQQRDLTVAIKRARVIALLPFVNQEG comes from the coding sequence ATGACTTACTTCCGCCGTCGAGTTTCCCCGATCAAACCTGGTGATCCGATCGATTACAAAGATGTCGATCTGCTCCGCAAATTCATCACCGAGCGCGGAAAAATCCTGCCTCGCCGAATCACCGGACTCACCGCAAAACAGCAGCGTGATTTGACCGTCGCGATCAAACGCGCCCGCGTCATTGCTTTATTACCATTCGTCAACCAAGAAGGCTAA
- a CDS encoding hypothetical protein (conserved hypothetical protein;~similar to AA sequence:cyanobase_aa:LBDG_04360) has protein sequence MTVRQPRYSKEEFARRGDEIYETQVRPQVEEGNHGKIVAIDIETGAFEVADEILDATDRLFERIPDAQPWIVRIGHRAVHRFGARSLRKPV, from the coding sequence ATGACAGTCCGGCAACCCCGCTACAGCAAAGAGGAATTTGCTCGACGTGGTGATGAGATTTACGAAACTCAGGTGCGCCCTCAAGTCGAGGAAGGCAATCACGGCAAAATTGTCGCGATCGACATTGAAACCGGAGCCTTTGAGGTGGCAGACGAAATTTTGGATGCGACCGATCGCCTATTTGAGCGTATCCCAGATGCCCAACCTTGGATCGTTCGCATTGGACATCGAGCCGTTCATCGTTTTGGTGCGCGGAGTTTGAGAAAACCCGTATGA
- a CDS encoding hypothetical protein (Q7UFX2;~similar to AA sequence:cyanobase_aa:LBDG_57490), with the protein MMQGIVNPSCEATVSLVVRNANRQTQLINAVIDTGYTGFLSLPRDIIVTLNLPWTGIDRGTLGDGSEVTFEVYAATIIWDGQYRNIPVNEADTDPLVGMSLLYGYDLFIRAVEGGNVTIKPIE; encoded by the coding sequence ATGATGCAGGGTATCGTTAATCCAAGCTGTGAAGCAACCGTTTCGCTGGTCGTTCGCAATGCAAATCGTCAAACCCAACTGATTAATGCCGTGATTGACACGGGTTATACAGGATTTCTGAGTTTGCCGCGTGACATCATTGTGACTCTGAACCTGCCCTGGACGGGTATCGATCGCGGGACATTAGGTGATGGCAGCGAAGTCACTTTTGAAGTTTATGCCGCAACGATCATTTGGGACGGACAATACCGAAATATCCCCGTCAATGAAGCGGACACAGATCCGCTAGTCGGAATGAGTTTGCTGTACGGCTACGATTTGTTTATTCGGGCAGTGGAAGGCGGCAACGTCACTATCAAGCCGATCGAGTAG